One stretch of Candidatus Saccharibacteria bacterium oral taxon 488 DNA includes these proteins:
- the uvrA gene encoding excinuclease ABC subunit UvrA, translating to MVEFIRVKGAREHNLKNIDVEIPRDKLVVITGLSGSGKSSLAFDTIYAEGQRRYVESLSSYARQFLGIMDKPDVDSIEGLSPAISIDQKSTSRNPRSTVATVTEIYDYLRLLFARIGTPHCPALKPDGTRCHKPVSRRTAEAIIQEIIKQYEGKRLLLLAPIVKNKKGEFAHIPEQYRRLGYARVRVDSVVYALDEFPQLQKNYKHSIELVVDRLVVNNDLTSRLSQSVEQALELGQGVVEVLDADTDELKTFSQRYACVDHPDEEIPELEPRLFSFNAPQGACPSCTGLGSRLEVDPNLVLNENLTIAEGAIRPYNRINVDNFYMRKISAVAEAHGFSIRTPVGQLSDEARQKVLYGTGDQKYPVQLGNGRHYDTTYEGVIPNLERRWKETDSEFMRKDIERFMRQRDCYVCGGARLKPVVLAVTVQGLNIMDICDLGVDDALDLFTHKLTLNEQQAMIARLILKEITARLGFMSNVGLNYLELGRAANTLSGGEAQRIRLATQIGSGLQGVLYVLDEPSIGLHQRDNDRLIATLKRLRDLGNTVLVVEHDEDTIRQSDFLIDMGPGAGVHGGTVVALGAPNEVAKCTDSITGQYLSGVEKIAVPKHRRQVDASHQLIVRGARENNLKQIDVAFPLGLMTVVSGVSGSGKSTLVNDIVAKELAARLNRASDVPGAHDKIEGIKQLDKAIVIDQSPIGRTPRSNPATYTGIFTPIRELFASTPEANVRGYKAGRFSFNVKGGRCENCQGDGMIKIEMHFLPDVYVQCDECHGKRYNREALEIKYKNKTIADVLDMTVEQAADFFDSVPNIARKLQTLVEVGLGYIKLGQPATTFSGGEAQRIKLATELSKRSTGKTMYILDEPTTGLHSADVKRLLGILQQLVDGGNSMIIIEHNLDVIKSADWIIDMGPEGGLGGGTVVASGTPEEVANVPESFTGTYLKSLL from the coding sequence ATGGTAGAGTTTATTCGCGTCAAGGGCGCCCGTGAACATAATCTGAAAAATATTGACGTGGAAATTCCGCGCGATAAACTAGTGGTGATCACTGGTCTCAGTGGTAGCGGTAAGTCGTCGCTAGCGTTTGATACGATTTACGCCGAGGGACAGCGCCGCTACGTCGAGAGTTTGTCGAGTTATGCGCGGCAATTTTTAGGCATTATGGATAAACCAGATGTTGATAGTATCGAGGGCCTGAGTCCGGCGATTTCAATTGACCAGAAATCAACCAGCCGTAACCCGCGTTCAACGGTAGCGACGGTGACCGAGATTTATGATTATCTGCGCCTCCTATTTGCGCGGATTGGCACGCCGCATTGTCCGGCTCTCAAACCAGACGGCACGCGTTGCCATAAGCCAGTGTCGCGCCGCACGGCCGAGGCGATTATCCAGGAGATTATCAAGCAATATGAGGGTAAGCGATTGCTGCTACTTGCGCCAATTGTTAAAAATAAGAAGGGTGAGTTTGCGCACATTCCAGAGCAGTATCGGCGGTTAGGTTACGCCCGGGTGCGCGTGGATAGCGTGGTGTACGCGCTGGATGAGTTTCCGCAGCTACAGAAGAACTACAAGCACAGCATTGAGTTAGTGGTTGATCGCCTAGTGGTGAACAATGACCTAACTAGCCGGCTGAGCCAGAGCGTCGAGCAGGCGCTGGAGCTTGGCCAGGGTGTGGTTGAGGTGCTGGATGCTGATACGGATGAACTGAAGACGTTCTCGCAGCGATATGCCTGTGTTGATCATCCGGATGAGGAGATCCCAGAGCTTGAACCGCGTCTGTTTAGTTTTAACGCGCCGCAGGGGGCCTGTCCGAGCTGTACTGGGCTCGGCAGCCGGCTGGAGGTCGATCCTAATTTAGTACTGAACGAGAATCTGACGATTGCCGAGGGTGCAATTCGGCCATACAACCGGATTAATGTTGATAACTTTTACATGCGCAAGATTTCGGCGGTAGCTGAGGCGCATGGTTTCAGTATCCGGACGCCGGTTGGGCAGTTGTCTGATGAGGCGCGCCAGAAAGTACTCTACGGCACGGGCGATCAGAAATATCCAGTGCAGCTTGGCAATGGGCGGCATTATGATACAACCTATGAAGGGGTGATTCCCAATTTGGAGCGGCGCTGGAAAGAAACCGATAGCGAATTTATGCGCAAGGACATTGAGCGGTTTATGCGCCAGAGGGATTGTTATGTTTGCGGCGGCGCGCGGCTGAAGCCGGTTGTCCTAGCAGTAACGGTGCAGGGTCTGAATATCATGGATATTTGCGACCTTGGCGTTGATGATGCGCTTGACTTGTTCACTCACAAGTTAACACTAAATGAGCAGCAGGCGATGATCGCCCGGCTTATTTTGAAAGAGATTACAGCACGGCTCGGGTTTATGAGTAATGTCGGGCTGAATTATTTGGAGTTAGGGCGCGCCGCCAATACACTGAGCGGCGGCGAGGCGCAGCGAATTCGGCTGGCAACGCAAATTGGCAGCGGTTTGCAGGGTGTGCTGTACGTGCTGGATGAGCCGTCGATTGGTTTGCACCAGCGTGATAATGACCGGCTAATTGCTACGCTGAAGCGTCTGCGCGATTTAGGTAACACGGTGCTAGTAGTCGAACACGACGAGGATACAATTCGGCAGAGCGACTTTTTGATTGACATGGGGCCGGGTGCTGGTGTTCATGGCGGCACGGTGGTGGCGCTGGGTGCGCCAAATGAGGTGGCTAAATGCACGGATAGTATAACCGGGCAGTATCTGTCGGGTGTAGAAAAAATTGCCGTACCAAAACACCGCCGCCAGGTTGATGCGAGCCATCAACTAATCGTCCGCGGCGCTCGTGAGAATAATTTGAAACAAATTGATGTGGCATTTCCGTTGGGCCTGATGACAGTGGTGTCGGGTGTCTCAGGCAGCGGTAAGTCGACGCTAGTTAATGATATTGTCGCCAAGGAATTAGCGGCACGACTCAACCGGGCTAGTGACGTACCTGGCGCACACGATAAAATTGAGGGAATAAAGCAGTTGGATAAGGCTATCGTCATCGATCAGTCACCAATTGGCCGCACACCGCGCTCTAATCCAGCGACCTACACTGGTATTTTTACGCCAATTCGCGAGCTGTTTGCTAGTACGCCTGAGGCTAATGTCCGCGGTTATAAAGCTGGTCGGTTCAGTTTTAATGTCAAGGGCGGTCGCTGCGAAAATTGTCAAGGCGACGGTATGATCAAGATTGAAATGCATTTCTTACCGGATGTCTACGTCCAGTGCGACGAATGCCACGGTAAGCGTTACAATCGTGAGGCGCTGGAAATTAAGTATAAAAATAAGACGATTGCTGATGTACTCGATATGACGGTTGAGCAAGCAGCGGACTTCTTTGATAGCGTGCCTAATATCGCTCGGAAATTACAGACGTTGGTCGAGGTTGGTCTTGGTTATATTAAGCTCGGTCAGCCAGCAACCACCTTTTCGGGCGGTGAGGCGCAGCGTATCAAGCTGGCGACGGAGCTTTCAAAGCGTTCGACGGGCAAGACGATGTACATTCTGGATGAGCCGACAACTGGGCTACATTCTGCCGATGTTAAGCGATTGCTGGGGATTTTGCAGCAGCTGGTTGACGGCGGTAACAGCATGATTATTATTGAGCACAATCTGGATGTGATTAAATCGGCCGACTGGATTATCGATATGG